In Candidatus Pantoea floridensis, the genomic window CGACCAATCGAGTACGGGCTAATGCCATCATGCTCGTAGAAGTGGCGGTCTTCGGTGGCGATCAACGTGCTGACCAACAGGTCCGGGAAACCGGCGCGTGGCACGAAGAGACGTTGTTCACCGTTTGGCGACTGCAGCATGGTGATCAGACGCGGATCGAGGCGGAAAAAGCCAAAATCGCGGCCGGTGTCGAGGTTTTTAATCTCGCTCAGCTCATTTTTGCTAAACGTCAGACGGGCGTTAATCTGCCCTTCTTTGCTGTCCGGGAAATCAAACGGACGACGCAGCAGATCAATGGTGTTGCCCTTAACGCTGAACTCACCCGGACGCGTGATGCGCGACACTTCGCGATACTGCGTGCCTTCCAGCAGCGCAATCATCTCTTTTTTGTCGTAGGACATGCCCGGTTCAAGGCTCACCATGCGACCATAAACGGCCGCGGGCAGTTGCCACACTTTGCCGTCGATGCGACTGCGAATTTCCGAGTCGAGATAGACGCCCCAGGCGGCCATCACCACAACAAACACCAGGAAGAGTTTAATCAACCAGCCTAACCAACGACGTTTGCCGCGTGGCGGTCGTTTTCCTTTACCTTTACCTTTTGGTGGCACTGGTCCACTCTCCTCATCTTCTTCGTCAAAATCGTCCTGATCGATATCATCATCCAGCTCCCTGCGGCGACCCCGACGCGCAGTACTGCGCGGTGGCTTTGGCGTTTTTCCTTTACGCCCAATAGGTTCGCGATCGTTCCCAGACATGCTTTTATTCTCCAGGCATTGCTACGGCGGCGGCCGTTACTCTAACTGCTTTCTCGTGCTGCGCATGGCAGAACCCTCTGAATTCGATCCAAAGCGTTTCACGATGAAAATTTCTTGGTCCGCCTTGTGGGTAAGGCGTTCGCCGGATCGTCCGGCCACGGATGCTTCGGATAGCGCCCTTTCATCTCTTTCTGCACGTCCAGATAGGCACCGCGCCAGAAGGCTGCCAGATCGCGGGTGATCTGTAGCGGACGGTGTGCAGGTGAGAGCAGCTCCAACACCAGCGGTATGCGGCCATCCGCCACCGCCGGATTCTGCGCTTCGCCAAACATCTCCTGCATCCGCACCGCCAGCGCAGGTGGCTTCTCAGCATCGTAGCGGATCGGCAGGCGGCTTCCGGTCGGCACAGTGTAATGAGTTGGCAGCACACTATCCAGCCGCTGGCGCTGTGACCATGTCAGCAAATGTAATAATGCGCTGACAAGGTTGATGCCCTGCAATCCTTTCAAATCGCGCACCGTGCTCATCTCTGGTAATAACCAGCTTTCCAGCGTATCGAGCAAGCTGTCATCGTCCAGCTGCGGCCACGCCTCTTCCGGCAGCCACTGCGCTGCACACTGCACCCGCAAGCGTAGCTGTTCGGACTCCGGTTGCCAGCCCAGTACCGCTAAGCCTTTTTCACGGATCCAGCGCAGCATCGCCGGATGCAATATTTCGGCTTCCGGACGCGCCTGCGGCTGCGCTTTTAGCACCAGCGCACCGATGAGTTCGCGTTTCCAGGCGCGTAACGTGCCTTTCTCCTCATCCCACTCCACGTCGGTGCGTTGCTCAATCAGCGTTGGGCACTCGCGGCTTAGCGCGTCGATGTTCACCGGCAGCGCCAGCAGCATGCGCGCATCCGCCGCGCTCGCGCCCTGCAACAGCACCGGCGCGATCAGCCATTCATAGCGGCTCAACCCATCCTGCTCGTTGAGCATTGCGCCAATGCCGTTCGCCAGCTGATAGCGCGCGCTGTCGCCACGGCGCTGCGCCAGACGATCGGCAAAACCAGCAGCCAGCAGTTGCGGAAACAGATCGGGATTGATGTTGCCGCCGCTGGCGTTAAGGCGTTTTTGCCACTGACGCGCACGGCGTTGCCAATGCGATTGCGGATGGTTGAGCGCATCGCGCAGATCGACGCTGCTGCTGCGCGGGGGATCTTCCAGAATCGCCACCAGCAGCGCGGCGCTGGCAATGGCGTTGTTGTCTTGCCCGGCAGCAACCAGAATGGCACTCAGACGCGGATCGCTACCCAGCGCAGCCATTTTGCGACCGCGCGCGTTGAGCTGGTGATTTTTCAGCGCGCCTAAGCGGGTTAATTGTTCGCACGCTGCGCGCAAATTACGCGGCGGTGGTGCGTCGAGCCAGCTGAGCTGCGCCGCCTCCTGGCAGCCCCATTGCAGCAAGTCGATCTGCAGCGACGTCAGATCGCTGTTAAGGATCTCCGGTTCGCTCTGCGCCGCGGCACGCAGTGCCTGTTCCTGCGGCAGTAAATGCAGGCAGATTCCGGGTTCAAGACGTCCGGCGCGACCGGCGCGCTGCGTCATCGACGCCTGGCTGATGCGCTGCGTTTGCAGCCGCGTTACGCCGCTGCGCACATCAAACTGCGCCGAGCGTTCCAGCGCGCTGTCGACCACCAGGCGAATGCCCTCGATGGTCAAACTGGTTTCCGCAATGTTGGTCGCCAGCACCACTTTGCGACGCCCCGCCGGTGACGGTAAAATCGCCCGCCGCTGGGCATCCAGCGATAACGCGCCATATAAAGGTGCCAGATCCACCTCTTCACTGACGCGCGCTTCCAGCTCGCGCTTCACCCGCTCAATCTCTGCCACGCCGGGTAAGAACAGCAGCAGCGAACCGGCTTCTTCGCGCAGTAGCTGCGCCACTTCGCGCGCTACCGCTTCTTCAAAACGTTGCTGGCTATTAAGCGAGGCATAACGGCGTGTGACCGGGAAGCTGCGGCCTTCCGACACAATAAAGGGCGCGTCCGGCAGCAGCTGACGCAAACGCTGGTTATCGAGCGTCGCTGACATTAGCAAGATCTTCAGATCGTCGCGCAGCCCCTGCTGCACATCGAGCAGCAGCGCCAGCGCTAAATCCGCTTGCAAACTGCGCTCGTGGAATTCGTCGAGGATCACCAGCGACACGCCTTCCAGCATCGGATCGTGCTGCAGCATGCGCGTCAGAATGCCTTCCGTCACCACTTCCAGTCGGGTAGTGGCGCCGCAACAGCTTTCACCGCGCATGCGATAGCCGACAGTCCCGCCTGGCTGCTCGTCGAGCAGCTCTGCCAGACGCTGTGCCACGTTGCGTGCAGCTAACCGACGCGGTTCCAGCATGATGATGCGGCCCGGTAATTGACCGTGTTGCAGCAGCTGTAACGGCAGCCAGGTGGATTTACCTGCGCCCGTTGGCGCCGCCAGCAGCACCTGTGGCGACTGCGCCAGCGCGGCCAGCAATTCGGGCAGCACCTCGCTTACCGGTAACTCACTCAAACTCAACTCCCAAAATGCCTGTGCTAAGATGGCGCGCATTGTAGCACTCTACGACGTGGATTACCGGAGGCCAACCTGGCAACGCAACGTCTGTTTTTTGCCCTTGAACTGCCCGCTCCGCTTCAGCAACAGCTGGTGCAGTGGCGTGCAGATAACTTTGCTGCGGAGGCGGGTAAACCGGTGGCGGCGGCCAATTTGCACCTGACGCTGGCGTTTCTTGGCGAGGTGAGCGATGAGACATCGCGCAAGCTGCAGCGGTTAGCCTCGCGCATCGTGCAACCGGGCTTTGCGCTGGATCTGGATGATGCCGGCCACTGGCCGCGTCCCGGCGTGGTGTGGCTAGGTTGCCAGCGTGCGCCGCGCGGTTTATTGCAACTTGCCAGCCTGCTACGCGCACAGGCCGCACGTCATGGCTGTGCGCAGAGTCCACAGCCTTTTCATCCACACGTCACGCTGCTGCGTCACGCCGCGCATCAGGTTACGCTGCCGCCGCGCGGCTTTCACTGGCGCGCTGATATCCGCCATTTCGCCTTGTTTGCATCGAACGTTGCTGGCGGGCGCACGCGCTATCAGGCGCTAGCCCGTTGGCCGCTGCCCTCATCGACAGGAGTATAAATGCAGTTCGATCCGCCGCTCAGACCCGCCCGCTTAATCGCCCGCTACAAACGTTTTTTAGCCGATGTGATAACGCCAGAAGGCGAAACGCTGACCATTCACTGCGCTAACACCGGCGCAATGACCGGCTGCGCCACGCCGGGTGATACCGTGTGGTACTCAACCTCCACCAGCGCCACGCGCAAATATCCGCACAGCTGGGAGCTCACCGAGACCCAACAAGGCCACTGGATCTGCGTGAATACCCTGCGCGCTAACCAATTGGTGCGTGAGGCGCTGACTCTCAATACGATTCCGGAATTATCCGCTTACAGCCATTGCCAGCCTGAAGTGAAATACGGCACGGAAAAAAGCCGAATTGACTTCCTGCTGCAAGCGGAGGGCCGATCGAACTGCTATATTGAAGTCAAGTCCGTCACCCTTTTACATCTAGGTAAAGGCTACTTTCCGGATGCTGTGACGACTCGGGGCCAGAAACATCTGCGCGAACTTAGCACTATCGTGGCAGAAGGCCATCGGGCCGTTTTGTTGTTCGCTGTTTTGCATACGGGGATTGAGGACGTTTCCCCGGCACGCCATATCGACGTGCAATACGCAGAACTACTGGAACAGGCGCAACGCTGTGGTGTGGAAGTGTTAGCGTACCGTGCTCAGA contains:
- the sfsA gene encoding DNA/RNA nuclease SfsA; translation: MQFDPPLRPARLIARYKRFLADVITPEGETLTIHCANTGAMTGCATPGDTVWYSTSTSATRKYPHSWELTETQQGHWICVNTLRANQLVREALTLNTIPELSAYSHCQPEVKYGTEKSRIDFLLQAEGRSNCYIEVKSVTLLHLGKGYFPDAVTTRGQKHLRELSTIVAEGHRAVLLFAVLHTGIEDVSPARHIDVQYAELLEQAQRCGVEVLAYRAQISPLQILLTHPINVAL
- the thpR gene encoding RNA 2',3'-cyclic phosphodiesterase, whose amino-acid sequence is MATQRLFFALELPAPLQQQLVQWRADNFAAEAGKPVAAANLHLTLAFLGEVSDETSRKLQRLASRIVQPGFALDLDDAGHWPRPGVVWLGCQRAPRGLLQLASLLRAQAARHGCAQSPQPFHPHVTLLRHAAHQVTLPPRGFHWRADIRHFALFASNVAGGRTRYQALARWPLPSSTGV
- the hrpB gene encoding ATP-dependent helicase HrpB; the encoded protein is MRAILAQAFWELSLSELPVSEVLPELLAALAQSPQVLLAAPTGAGKSTWLPLQLLQHGQLPGRIIMLEPRRLAARNVAQRLAELLDEQPGGTVGYRMRGESCCGATTRLEVVTEGILTRMLQHDPMLEGVSLVILDEFHERSLQADLALALLLDVQQGLRDDLKILLMSATLDNQRLRQLLPDAPFIVSEGRSFPVTRRYASLNSQQRFEEAVAREVAQLLREEAGSLLLFLPGVAEIERVKRELEARVSEEVDLAPLYGALSLDAQRRAILPSPAGRRKVVLATNIAETSLTIEGIRLVVDSALERSAQFDVRSGVTRLQTQRISQASMTQRAGRAGRLEPGICLHLLPQEQALRAAAQSEPEILNSDLTSLQIDLLQWGCQEAAQLSWLDAPPPRNLRAACEQLTRLGALKNHQLNARGRKMAALGSDPRLSAILVAAGQDNNAIASAALLVAILEDPPRSSSVDLRDALNHPQSHWQRRARQWQKRLNASGGNINPDLFPQLLAAGFADRLAQRRGDSARYQLANGIGAMLNEQDGLSRYEWLIAPVLLQGASAADARMLLALPVNIDALSRECPTLIEQRTDVEWDEEKGTLRAWKRELIGALVLKAQPQARPEAEILHPAMLRWIREKGLAVLGWQPESEQLRLRVQCAAQWLPEEAWPQLDDDSLLDTLESWLLPEMSTVRDLKGLQGINLVSALLHLLTWSQRQRLDSVLPTHYTVPTGSRLPIRYDAEKPPALAVRMQEMFGEAQNPAVADGRIPLVLELLSPAHRPLQITRDLAAFWRGAYLDVQKEMKGRYPKHPWPDDPANALPTRRTKKFSS